One window from the genome of Pseudanabaena yagii GIHE-NHR1 encodes:
- a CDS encoding branched-chain amino acid ABC transporter permease has translation MIEYITTLVINAAIFALFSLGLNLQWGFAGLVNFGHVAFMTVGAYTTVLLSLNGVPWFFAFLIAAAIAGLLGILIGSTALKLREDYLGIVTIGVSEMVRLFVNNEEWLTKGTGGVQDFPLPLVNIVARQNYSFILAALLIVVVAIVYWRLEWLVRSPWGRVLKAIREDEEVVKALGKNVFWYKLQAFAIGGAIGGMAGAFYAWQLTTVYPDNFIPLITFQAWTIVTIGGAGNNLGVLLGAALFQFYNAVPRFLPEQLRADGGRFEAIQLILIGLTLIILMLWRPQGILGNKDELTLNR, from the coding sequence ATGATCGAATACATCACAACACTTGTTATCAATGCAGCAATCTTTGCCCTATTTAGTCTTGGACTCAATCTGCAATGGGGTTTCGCAGGATTAGTAAATTTTGGGCATGTTGCCTTTATGACCGTCGGTGCATATACCACCGTTTTACTAAGCCTCAATGGTGTGCCTTGGTTCTTTGCCTTTTTGATTGCCGCTGCGATCGCAGGTTTACTCGGCATCCTCATTGGCAGCACAGCACTTAAACTGCGCGAGGATTATCTTGGTATCGTCACCATTGGTGTATCGGAAATGGTGCGCCTATTTGTCAATAACGAAGAATGGCTGACAAAAGGTACAGGTGGCGTACAGGACTTTCCGCTTCCACTGGTCAATATTGTGGCTCGTCAGAACTATTCTTTTATTCTGGCTGCCCTATTAATAGTTGTCGTGGCGATCGTTTATTGGCGCTTGGAATGGCTAGTGCGATCGCCTTGGGGAAGAGTCCTCAAAGCGATCCGTGAAGATGAGGAAGTAGTTAAGGCTCTAGGCAAAAATGTATTTTGGTATAAACTACAAGCCTTTGCGATCGGCGGTGCGATCGGTGGTATGGCAGGTGCATTCTATGCTTGGCAATTAACCACGGTCTATCCCGATAACTTTATTCCCCTGATTACATTCCAAGCATGGACAATCGTCACCATTGGTGGTGCTGGAAATAACCTTGGCGTGCTCCTCGGTGCTGCACTGTTTCAGTTTTACAATGCTGTACCCAGATTTCTACCTGAACAACTCCGTGCCGATGGGGGCAGGTTTGAGGCGATTCAGTTGATTTTGATTGGTTTGACCTTAATTATCCTGATGCTCTGGCGACCACAGGGAATTTTAGGTAATAAAGATGAATTAACTTTAAACAGATAA